The window CCCATTTTGGCAAACTGCACGGCGGCTTCCGGTTTAATTTCCAGATTGGCTCCTGCATCAACCAGCAGTCTAAATCCTTTTATTGTTGGGAAATAAGAAGCAATAGTTGGTCGCAATACTCCTTTTAGTTTACCTAAGCCAAACATGGATGCTGCCAATAAAGCCCCGGTATTCCCGGCACTTACAAAAGCATCGCACTTACCGGCTTTATGCAGGCCTACCCCAACTACTATAGATGATTGTTGTTTAGTTTTTACAGCCTGTGCAGGAGATTCTTCCATCCCAATAACCTGAGGAGCATCATGTACAAGAACCCGCTGTGTATCATAATCATGATTTGCGAGTTCTTTATTCACTTGATCTTCAGGGCCAAACAGAAGAACAGTGAGTTCACTGTTTTCTTCAACGGCCTGAAGGGCTCCTTCTACAGGATTTTTTGGGTAATAATCTCCACCGGCTGCATCTACTGCAACAATCATATATCAGTTTTTTAGTTAGCTGCTTTCATTACCTGGCGGCCACGGTAGTAACCACATTCTGCGCATGCATGGTGGTAACGATGGAGAGCACCGCAGTTAGAACATTTGGATAAGGTTACGTCAGAAATTGCGTGATGTGCACGACGCTTGTTCTTACGGGCATTCGATGTTCTTCGTTTTGGATGTGCCATTAAATTTACCTTGTATCGTTAATCTTTTAATTCTTTCAATTTTTCCCACCGTGGATCGATTTTTTCTTCATCATCTTCAGGAATATCACCGAATTGCTCATTCAGTACTTCCTTGGGATTTCCGTCCTCGTCCAGAAAGCGGGGATGTAATTTCTTTGTTGGGAGATTAAGCAAAATGGTATCTCTAACATCCTGCTCTAAATCAATTTGCTTACTTGCGTGATCGTAATTTCTTACTGCACCGTTTTCATCAGCTGATT of the Gracilimonas sediminicola genome contains:
- the rpmF gene encoding 50S ribosomal protein L32; this translates as MAHPKRRTSNARKNKRRAHHAISDVTLSKCSNCGALHRYHHACAECGYYRGRQVMKAAN